In Labilibaculum sp. DW002, the genomic window AGGCTAAATGCAGCTTTAATTAGCTTATTAACTCCTGGCTCTTCAAGACCAAGATCCTCCAGGAACATTTGTTTTTCTTCGTATGATTCTAGTTCTGCAATATCAGCTTCAATACCAGCACCTACAATTAAAACTTCGGCATTTTCATCTTTTACAGCTTCTTTAACAGCTTCAACGTGAACATTCCCATTTGTTACAGATGCTTCGTCAACATTACAAACGTATAGTACAGGTTTTGTTGTTAATAAATGAAGATCTTTTGTTACCAGTTCCTCAGCTTCACTAAGTTCTACTACTCGAGCTGATTTACCTTGCATTAAGACTTCCTGATAACGCTCAAGAACCTCAACTAATTTTTTAGCTTCAGGGTTTTTACCAACTTTCGCAAGTTTCGCAGCTTTTTGCAATCTTGTTTCTACAGTCTCAAGATCTTTTAACTGCAATTCCATATCAATGGTTTCTTTGTCACGAATTGGATCAACCGAACCATCTACGTGGACAATGTTTCCATCTTCGAAACAACGTAAAACGTGAATAATTGCATTGGTTTCACGAATATTTGTTAAGAATTTATTTCCTAATCCTTCACCTTTACTAGCACCTTTTACCAATCCAGCTATATCAACAATCTCCATTACTGAAGGCTGCACCTTTTGTGGCTGTACCAATTCTGTTAATCTGATCAAACGGTCATCAGGTATAGTAATTACACCTACATTAGGCTCGATAGTACAAAAAGGGAAATTTGCCGACTGTGCTTTTGCATTCGACAAACAATTAAACAAAGTGGATTTTCCAACATTTGGTAATCCAACGATTCCACACTGTAATGCCATGTTATATTTTATTTATTAATTTGCTGAGTTTCAAAAAATCTGTGCAAAAGTACATTTAAAATTTCGATGTGCCAATTTTCGTGATTTTTCTAATTAATAATTGTTAATAAATCACAATCAAAAGAAGTTCTAAAATTCATTCCTTATCTTATTAGTAGATTTAAGAAACAAGAATAAAATGTACCGAAAGATTCAATTTATCCTTTTATTAATTTTTATAAGCACTTGGAACCTTCA contains:
- the ychF gene encoding redox-regulated ATPase YchF, with protein sequence MALQCGIVGLPNVGKSTLFNCLSNAKAQSANFPFCTIEPNVGVITIPDDRLIRLTELVQPQKVQPSVMEIVDIAGLVKGASKGEGLGNKFLTNIRETNAIIHVLRCFEDGNIVHVDGSVDPIRDKETIDMELQLKDLETVETRLQKAAKLAKVGKNPEAKKLVEVLERYQEVLMQGKSARVVELSEAEELVTKDLHLLTTKPVLYVCNVDEASVTNGNVHVEAVKEAVKDENAEVLIVGAGIEADIAELESYEEKQMFLEDLGLEEPGVNKLIKAAFSLLELETYFTAGVKEVRSWTYPKGAKAPQAAGVIHTDFEKGFIRAEVIKYEDFSNLGSENACKEAGKMNVEGKEYVVQDGDIMHFRFNV